GAACCGTAAGCATGGAGCTCTACAACAGGTAGCGCTACCACCTCAGACAGTCCTACCTCTACGCTGTTATCTACTTCAGTCGACTAATCCTCAGCAGTGGACCACCTTTATGGAGTTGGAGGTAAAATATGCCTAATCACAGTGGTTCTGTTAGTTTCAGCACTAAATAATGGATGCCAATACAACATTGTGTCATTACAATGTACACATAATAATATTGTACATATGATACCTTTCATATGCGTATTAAAGGATAGccagaaaatttttctggggagaGGAATTGGAGAGGGGAATGTATTTTGGGGGAGGGGTTAAAGCCATGGGTGGAGTTTAGAGTTTAATATACATATGTTGGGGTGGTCAACAACACTTACGGGGGTTTAGGGGCTATTGAATATCCCCCAGTGAAACAGGAGGGCCCCCAGGGTCCTCCCCAGGAAAATTTGCTTAAATTAGCTTCTGAAAACAGCATATTAAGGAATCTTCTAAGTCTAAAAGTATTTTGGCATTTCTACTGGTTTTgtactttttttggaaaaattaccatttaagttggggggctAGGAAAACCCTTGGTCCTCCCTAATTGGTTTGAAAATTGTGCCCACAGCccatcagcgcccaaagtttttttaaattcacacatatttcactttaaaaaaatatgatacatatgtacttaacacaatgaacacaattcaaactgactgaatgatagaggaaaccttctactaagtatgcgCACCGAAAtatacgctaaaattcacatactAAGTGCATTGctggagtattggctcagcactgcactgggtgccatatggcacccgtgggcatTGACAGGTTAAACCTACAACTGTGATCTTCTTGAGGTGGTGGGAGGGTTGACCCTCCATTTCTTGCTTAAGCCACATACAGTACTTATTGCCATTGGTGATTCCACCAGTAAAACCAGCTGATTACAGATGTTTTAGAAGAGTGTTACCCATTCTCACTGAATGTCAGATGGAGAAGTGCTGAATGTAAATATGTATTACCATGGATTGATTTCAGAAGGGGGCCATTTATCAATCAAAGAGATAATGCATGAGGCAATTAGAGCCTATATTTAGATTTagctattttaaatacaaatgaaacaacaaaaattcaatttctagcAGTgggggatccaggatagggacaaggtggGGCCTACCTAGTTGGGGGGGCCTGAGGGGtacctaacgtcccatccgtaGCAGGTGAAAGAACAAAATTAGAGttttatctagtataaattggattATCCAgtggggggctatagcctccccttGCCTCTCTTTGGATCCACCACTGATCTCTAATACAAATGTTTAACTGCATTAGGTTCACTCTGTAGAAATGGTCATTTTCGTAATCATATTACTACTTTTCCACTAAACTTTTATATTTGTACAACATGTTTCTCTGTTGAGCATCATCATATATTATGCATATACACATGATGATGGTGAAACATGTACGTAGTAGCAATATTAAAATGTAGAGGAAAAGTATTGACTCAATAATGAATGTCAATTTCTAATAATAAATGTGCACTTTCTCATAAAAATAGGGTATCAGTGAGACTATTTGTTTCCTCAAGGCAAGTGGAAAGCAATAAAGTTTTAATTAGAGATAAAACAGTTTGAATGGCTCAATTCATtcagggagaaaaataaaataaagataactaTAAAATTCTTGGTAAACTTTGATTCAAACTCAATGAGGGACTTTATATATTTGAAAGAAACCATATGATATAGTGAGATTTGATTTAACTGCACTCCTCTTTCAATATAGCGGATAAAAAGTTTAAGAGTCACTTTAGCTTGGTTATGAAATGTATTGTCTGCTAAAGACCATTTTTAAAAGTCTAATTGTAAAAAACTTGGAGTAAATGACCAACCAAAGCATGTGCTGCTCCAAACATCTCTATAACTTTATCACTTTATAACAGTTCAGGGTTTTAATATCTCCTTATGTAATATCATGGACATTGAATGAGATTGCTTCTGTACCATTCTCATCTCCTGAAGAATTTCTCTTGTAAAAAGACTTATCTTTCTCTTGGTTGACAGAAAAATGCTTCTCACATTAAAAATCAGTAATAGAAAGAAAACTTTATAATGTATTTACCAATATGTTGTATTATTTACAGGGACATCTGGAGGCACGCAAAGGAACGTTGATTTGGAAAAGTGTCGACGAGGGCATAGTGTACATTCTTTATAAATTAGGTCTCATTTCGTCCAAGGAACGTGATCTGTTCCAAAAAATATGTGCCATCCTTGATGTGAACAGTTTTGAAGTGAGAGGACCAGAGGGTGATCCACTGCGGGCCATTTACCCAACCGCTGCTCTTCTCTCTCATGATTGCCTTCCCAGTACGTGCATTGCCCATGAACCAAGCGACGTAACCCTCATCATCAGGGCTGCTTTCGATCTCAAGTGTGGTGATCTCATTACTCACAACTATGCCGGGACATTGGTGTCGACGATTGAAAGGAGGGAGAGCCTGCGAAAAGGGAAGTACTTTGAGTGTACTTGCAAAAGATGCCAGGATCCCTACGAATTAGGAACAAATTTAGGCTCTCTAAAGTGCCCTAAATGCAGCAAAGGACCTGTGGTCTCCAAGAATCCCTTGGACCAATCGAGTGCATGGATGTGCCAGGAGTGTAAACATGAAATTTCCGGTGCACTAGCGGCTGTGACTCATTCAGTAGCTCGCACGGTCATTACTGAATGCGACCAAGATGATGTTGAAGAGgtggaaatgttgctgttcaaATTGAAAAAGAGCTTCTACCCAGGGAATGCAGTACTGTTGGAAGTGGGTCAACTTCTGGCAGGTCTCTACAATGAAGATGCACTGCAGTGGGAGATTTCAAATAGACCCTATTACCCACTGCGTCGTCGATGGGAGCTTTGCAAAGAGCTGCTGGAGACACTGAGCAAATTGGAACCTGGAATTTCCAGGACGAAAGGTAAAAATTCAATGCCTAATATTAAAGTTAGATTACCTTGTTTCGTGGGACAACTATTCGTCCAACATATGGATCCCAGTCATAGAGACTTTCTATGTCCTGTTCCACAGGATATTAAATGGGGAATCTCTGTAAAAATACAGCAATTCAGTTAAAAATTGTGTGACTCTAGCACTACTGAGGTAAAAGTGATGAAGGGTCGTCCATCAATTTCATgaggtgattttggtgatttttgggcCCCCTCCGAACCCCAACccagtgagatatcgtgagatttgatTTGATTCCCTCCCCCTAATCTCACGTGAGTTTGCTCATAATggatattttcagtgtaaatacattaatctatTCTTCATTGccttggatttattaaaaaaataacagtttgtttaattatttttttttaagattagttAAGTCTAGCATTTAAGTCTACTAAGATCAGAATTTTACACAGtttcttggagaaaaaattatgtgatactcaggtgtgcagctaggaattaagattaggggaggttttaggagcaactaatactggggttgTGGAACActggaggtgcgggtgccctccccagaaaatgtttaagataaatggttcaaaatggtgaatttcacggctttatgagggatattttaataatacttacactcttctataagtaatatttattcaattacgtaaaatggattaaattttaatatatgtcagagttctggggggggggggggttatctccCAAGACCCTCCCCTCGCTGTGTCACTGGTGGTACTTGCCAggacctccccccccctctcccctatGTGAGATTATGTGAGAATCGGCTAgacccccttcccccccctaaacgcctcacataattaatgtcaagggcgtacccaggatcaaaactaggggggccaGCCGTAGTTGTTTAAAGATttaatatttaagcatggaaaagatgaataaaaccaacattttaagaaaactatggTGCACTTTAttagtgtttaaaattatttgcttgaaaaaaaatattttagccacaTGTCGAATActattatcatttttcgtgggtttaaagaaaatttgttgaacactCTCATTTCAATCCaatcctgattttccttaaagacttgtGCAATTTTAGCTTCTACAGGGGCAGCTTTCCCCTTCTGTcccttgctgggtatgcccatgcccCTAATAGTAGAAAAACTCTGAGTGGGTTCTGACTctatgattaaataaaatattcatacagTAAAATTCAATCTCGTAATATGCTAAAAGTAcgcatataattttttcaatgaggtGAGCTTCATCAATTTGCCTTGAAGTTGCATGGGAGGTGATTTTACCTTAAGTGTATTAAGACCTATTTTGATTGCAATAGCATGCTAAGGACAAAGCAGATCGAAGTGAAGATGAATTTCGTGCTGTCACCTTTTAGTGAATAAGTTGCTCTCAAAGTAATATGTACCAAATTTTCAATGATCCAAGAGTAGGCAGCAATACATGGGGGATTAATGAGATGATAGTCAACTCTGCAATTATGTGCCATACCAGGCTTCTGCCAGCTGGGGTCTATGGATTCAAATCTCTGTGCCcatgaaatttttgtatttttgttacgTCGCGGGGTACTTTGGGGCTGCCTAATCAACATGAAGTATTTCAATGCTGGTATTGATTGTTGCTTAGCGTAGTCTATGCAATGCTAATATCAAGATAACAAAATGCAAAGGCTGATCAGGGGAGGATAGGAAGTATCCAATACATGATTAGTTGCTAAATGAAGAGTTTTAGATCTCACTGGTGATACTTCTGAAATAAGAGTTGCACCTATTTCTTCAACTTTAAAGCCCCTATTATCGCATTTTAAATCCAACAAGCTCTTGTCTctgtggcggatacagaaaaaacctcaatgggaggggggggggggcacaaaagaaTTCTTAAGCAACCTTGACTTTtaacgtaataaaaaattaatcaaatcacATGCTAAGTTTAAGAAAGTTACATGTTAACTAATAATACACATTCATAgatggatttagggggggaaggggcACTGGGGCACGTtgcccccccccagacacttaaaaaatatagattttttaatacaattatcattacgttcgtttttttatGTGTCTTGCtgaacctcaatcatttaatttggTGTAGATAGCTTCATAATAAAAGAAAGAGAAtgttttacacaataatatatcgcttataatctcaaatatgagaataccgtttacctgtcaggcccttgtgccccccagaaaaaatcctggatccaccattGTACACATTCAGCCCAATGCCATCTTAGTATATAAacaagttataattgtggttccgCAATTTTCATCAATGCGGGTGTCTCCGCTATTGGGGGAGGTGCCTCCGCATGCATCCGCCATTATCTTGTCCGAAGTATTCAAACTTCGTAATTAACATGACTTAAATCACATCTGATTTGCCTTAAATACTGCGGTCATTTTTCCTGCACTACTTCTAAATATTAGATCCGGTATTTCCATTTCTTTATcaaaaaatagagcaatttttaAGAAGATGTTTCAGTTCCACTccatttttttgcgctgaatagAAAATCGCTCGCGATATTTCATTGCTGATGGTTGGCAATGGTAGCAGATACCCAGGGCGAGCCGGCGGAGATACAGCGGGGCCAGGTTCATTTAATGTATTTCCTGATCGCCGGCAAATGGAAATCTCCTCAAAGAGAAAAAGTCACACcctaatatatttttccaaaagttaGATTCCCGTCAAAATTTTACTGTACTAgcctttgattttaattttcatctgtTCAACTTTACCCTTGCtaccattaaggccgttttacaagagGCACGGgattgcacaggttagaactgcattagtTTCTTAcaacggcgtggaattgcgcgaattcacgaacgaaattagaacaggtgctaTTTTGCCATCTAACCTCCATGCATTCTGACAATTCActactttacacgacgcaattttgactgcggcttcgtacacacgtcagattgtgcaattaagttccccgtgtaaaatggcccttaaggcctgtttacacggtacattaacccgtacgagttaatgtctaaatgttcatacattaatgtatgaacgcgagaataaacacGAAAATGCAACGCGTTgccactcaacttgtgcgaatgcatgaacggaagaAATAACacgttctaatttggttcatcctttcgtaaatgttccgttccggtccacaaaaatcattcacgcaaacagacgtTAACTCATACGTGTTAACGCATCGTGTAAACTGGCCTTTAGATATAATTTGATGCTAGAATTGGTTTAATACCCCTGTAGTTGAACTATACcatataattttgaaactttgaaGTTCAATCtgcctttttctttcttttttacaggGGTTTGCATGTATGAGATGGCATCAGCAGCGCTTGCATTAGCAAGCAGATGTATTGAAAGAGAAGACCACGATCTAAAGGAAATTAAGCTCATAATAGAAAAATCGGAGTGTCTGCTACAACAGTCGATAGCCAACTTTCTCTACGAACCAGAGGGCAGCCCAGAGAGAAAGCTTATTTATTCGGCTGCCAGTTCAATAGAGAAATGTCGGCATTTGGCTTCTCAAATTTCGAATCGCACATGAGTTATaccaagaaaatattaataaataaaatagtatttaaatgaatctactttttctttcgccattcctaagATCCATTTGTAATTTTGGTCCCAGATAATGATGAAAACAGTAAATCAATTTGATTTAAGCAATCTAGCTCCACACAGCTGCATAAAACAAGCATCAATCTTAAAGTAAAATATaccgataaaaaaattcatatatatattcaAACTTATACAGAAAAAAGTGGGGTACAGTTGGAACGAATATTCAAGATGCGGTAGAATTCTTGGGCGCAATCATCTCAATACGGTTCTATCACGCTGTTAATGCCTGCGTTACATTCCTGAAGAATGAGGAGAAGCAAAAAAGGAGCAATGGTATGGTGGAACTTCAATTTATGggctttgtaaaaaaaagtttcttggttattaaaaaaaattacgttgATTCTACGAGTGAGAAGGTGTGGAAAAATATCTCCAGTTTAACATATTGCACTGTTTTACCCAGACTTTAagcacaaaataataatgaaaatttagataGAATGGCGCACCAGATTCATTTTCATTACCAATGGAAATGGTTAAGGCTGGATACCCCGAATaatagttcataaaaatgaattcgcaaAGTAAGAGATAGGAACTACTTAGAATCCCTATATTATCAT
This genomic interval from Ischnura elegans chromosome 5, ioIscEleg1.1, whole genome shotgun sequence contains the following:
- the LOC124158714 gene encoding SET domain-containing protein SmydA-8-like, producing MAPCELCGAENASTTCLQCCNASYCSKEHQEKHKEVHGKACHPYIIKQSEVLGRYLAASRDVKGGELLHRESPAAVGPQPGSPPLCMGCLNKISGLTEDSRFYHCPVCRVAPFCCASCPNNMWHSQLECATIASLNRKHGALQQVALPPQTVLPLRCYLLQSTNPQQWTTFMELEGHLEARKGTLIWKSVDEGIVYILYKLGLISSKERDLFQKICAILDVNSFEVRGPEGDPLRAIYPTAALLSHDCLPSTCIAHEPSDVTLIIRAAFDLKCGDLITHNYAGTLVSTIERRESLRKGKYFECTCKRCQDPYELGTNLGSLKCPKCSKGPVVSKNPLDQSSAWMCQECKHEISGALAAVTHSVARTVITECDQDDVEEVEMLLFKLKKSFYPGNAVLLEVGQLLAGLYNEDALQWEISNRPYYPLRRRWELCKELLETLSKLEPGISRTKGVCMYEMASAALALASRCIEREDHDLKEIKLIIEKSECLLQQSIANFLYEPEGSPERKLIYSAASSIEKCRHLASQISNRT